A window from Cryptomeria japonica chromosome 1, Sugi_1.0, whole genome shotgun sequence encodes these proteins:
- the LOC131070599 gene encoding endochitinase 4-like codes for MTRYERFVVFMIIFSLAGELQLGLSHDSIQHIITYRFFNQLKSGIPKSCRGKAFYTYDSFINATKAKGFAGFGTTGTLVVRKRELAAFFAHVAHETENLCYVEEIYRGIYCEPSKGWPCKNGNRYFGRGPLQLTWNSNYGAAGKYLGLPLLNDPGLVAQKPDIAFKTSIWYWMVKSKCHSAMTSLRGEGFAGTIRAINGGECKGGLPGAVQDRVNLYRKVCLLLGVSTGPNLYC; via the exons ATGACAAGATATGAGAGATTCGTTGTGTTCATGATCATATTTTCTTTAGCAGGAGAACTGCAGTTGGGTTTATCCCATGACAGCATTCAGCATATAATTACCTACAGATTCTTTAATCAGCTTAAATCTGGGATACCCAAGTCTTGCAGAGGAAAGGCGTTCTATACTTACGATAGCTTTATCAATGCAACTAAAGCAAAGGGTTTTGCAGGTTTTGGCACCACCGGAACTCTTGTGGTTCGCAAAAGAGAGCTGGCCGCTTTCTTTGCGCATGTGGCTCACGAGACTGAAA ATTTGTGCTACGTGGAAGAAATATACAGAGGGATTTACTGTGAGCCTTCTAAAGGATGGCCGTGTAAGAATGGTAACCGTTACTTCGGTCGGGGTCCTCTGCAGTTAACCTG GAATTCCAACTATGGGGCAGCAGGAAAATACTTGGGACTGCCCCTGCTGAATGACCCAGGGCTGGTGGCCCAGAAACCAGACATTGCTTTCAAGACGTCAATATGGTATTGGATGGTGAAGAGCAAATGCCACAGTGCCATGACTTCCTTGAGAGGAGAGGGCTTTGCAGGGACTATCAGAGCCATCAATGGTGGAGAATGTAAGGGAGGGCTACCCGGTGCGGTGCAAGATAGGGTCAATTTGTATAGGAAGGTGTGTCTCTTGCTGGGAGTTAGCACTGGCCCTAATCTCTATTGTTAG